The Myroides fluvii region ACTATTTCTATAACTAAACTGACTTTGCTTATTATCAAATTCAATAAACTCTCCTTTATCGACATTATAACAAGTAACTAATTCAACTAAATTACAGATTTCTTCTCCACTCGCGCCAGCGTTCATAACAACTGCTCCTCCGATAGAGCTTGGTATATCATAAAAAACCTCTACTCCAGATAATGATTTTTTTAGAGCATACTCAGCAAGATCTTTTGTAAATACGCCTGCTTGAACATGTAATCTATCACCACTTAATTCTGTTATTTTCGAAAACTCTTTTGCCATTATAATAAATGCACTATCATAATATTTTTTTGATAAAATAATATTATGACCACTCCCTATAATAACAACATCTTTCTCTACATTGAAAATATTCTTTATATCTTCTTCAGAATCAATAAAATAAGCAACTCTACAAAAAGCTTCTACTTTATAAGAATTGTATTCCTTTAAATTACAATTTAAAATTTTTAACATACTCGAATAATATTTTAAAATACATAAAATCTTGTTTTCTTGGCCTGATGATTTCTTTTATAGGTATTTTTACTGTTTTACTATAAAAAAAAAGAAACATAATACCAGCTGTAGAATAACTTATGGTCGAAGCAATTGCGGATCCTTTCGCACCATACTCGCCAATTAAAATATAATTAAAAATCACATTAATAATTAACGCAGGCAACATGGCATAAATAGCAATCCAAGGCTTTCCTTTTCCTGCTAAATCCATATTCATAACTTTGAAAACAGTCAAAATCAAAACTCCTGGTAAAAGACTTTTCAATACATCCCCACTCCTATAAAACTCTTCTCCAAAAAGAATAGAAGTAATCTCATTTGATAAAAAATAAAGTACAAGTGAAAATATTCCAATTGACAAAAATGATAATCTTAATAACATTGCCACTTTCATAGAAAAACTTCGACCGTCCTTTGCAACAGCACTTCTTGCAAAAACAATTGTACTAAACAACATAGGTATTTGCCACAGATATTCAGCTATTACTACACCTTTTGAATATAGACCAATCTCTTCTTGAGTACTCAATTTATCAAGTAAAATTACATCTACCTTATAATTCAAATTAATAAGCAATAGAGAAAGAGCATAAATCAATCCTAAAGATAACATTTGACTAAGAATTTTTTTATCTATACGTAAACTAAAGCTATCTAAAAAACCATTGTAAAATATCAAAATCAAAGACATTGTTAGAGGTCCAATAATCAAACTTATTAATACCCCTGTAACACCTAATTCCATAAAATAAACTAATACGAAATTAGACAGTAAAGTTATAAAACTCGGCAACCATGAAACCCTATTATATTCCTTTATTCTATTTTTTCCTAAATAGATACCAGAATTATATACATTAAATAAAGTAAATGGAATAGGTAAAATCCCTAATAGTATCCAAAGCTCTTTGCTATCAATACTCGTAAATTCTTTAATTAAAAAATAACAAATAACTAAAGATAAAATACTTGTAAAACACCAAATTTGGATAACAGCCTCTTTGATTTTTTTTTCTGAATAAATTTCTTGTCCTAAAAGATATGTAACAGATTGTGATACACCCAAAGAACCAAAACTCATAAACAAAGATGGATAAACAGCTATTGTAGCAATAATTCCATTATTAATCGGCCCCAAATATCTTGCAATAACAATGGTAGAAATTAATCCACAAAGAATTATCAATAATTTTGAGACACCAATACTTAAAAAGTCTTTTATAAAGCTTCTTGTTTTCAAAACTAATTAATTAATTCAATTACAACTCCTAATCCTTTTAACTTTTCTTCTAGCTTATTATATCCTCTTAAAGCCATATC contains the following coding sequences:
- a CDS encoding oligosaccharide flippase family protein, translating into MKTRSFIKDFLSIGVSKLLIILCGLISTIVIARYLGPINNGIIATIAVYPSLFMSFGSLGVSQSVTYLLGQEIYSEKKIKEAVIQIWCFTSILSLVICYFLIKEFTSIDSKELWILLGILPIPFTLFNVYNSGIYLGKNRIKEYNRVSWLPSFITLLSNFVLVYFMELGVTGVLISLIIGPLTMSLILIFYNGFLDSFSLRIDKKILSQMLSLGLIYALSLLLINLNYKVDVILLDKLSTQEEIGLYSKGVVIAEYLWQIPMLFSTIVFARSAVAKDGRSFSMKVAMLLRLSFLSIGIFSLVLYFLSNEITSILFGEEFYRSGDVLKSLLPGVLILTVFKVMNMDLAGKGKPWIAIYAMLPALIINVIFNYILIGEYGAKGSAIASTISYSTAGIMFLFFYSKTVKIPIKEIIRPRKQDFMYFKILFEYVKNFKL
- the murB gene encoding UDP-N-acetylmuramate dehydrogenase; the encoded protein is MLKILNCNLKEYNSYKVEAFCRVAYFIDSEEDIKNIFNVEKDVVIIGSGHNIILSKKYYDSAFIIMAKEFSKITELSGDRLHVQAGVFTKDLAEYALKKSLSGVEVFYDIPSSIGGAVVMNAGASGEEICNLVELVTCYNVDKGEFIEFDNKQSQFSYRNSFFQQNKNLIVLSAVLCLSKGIEEEISKKMSDIKELRHSKQPKDFPNAGSVFKRPEGRFVGPMLDELELKGYTIGGAQVSKKHSGFIVNIGDAEGKDILNLISYIQKLVYEKFEVILEVEQRII